The following proteins are encoded in a genomic region of Mycoplasmopsis columbinasalis:
- the rpsT gene encoding 30S ribosomal protein S20 codes for MANIKSKVKSIAKMEEARVRNNAMKTRVRKAIRAAREAVLAKDEKAVELVAKAHSLIATAVQKGTFHPNKGSRKSSRLDKFVNEQKNKA; via the coding sequence ATGGCTAACATAAAATCTAAAGTAAAAAGTATAGCTAAAATGGAAGAAGCCAGAGTAAGAAACAATGCGATGAAAACTCGTGTTCGTAAAGCAATTAGAGCTGCTCGTGAAGCTGTTTTAGCTAAAGACGAAAAAGCTGTAGAATTAGTTGCTAAAGCTCATTCATTAATTGCAACTGCTGTTCAAAAAGGAACTTTCCACCCTAACAAAGGTTCAAGAAAGTCATCTCGTTTGGACAAATTTGTAAATGAGCAAAAAAACAAAGCGTAA
- the rpmG gene encoding 50S ribosomal protein L33, with protein MPREGFTLGCTVCKNENYISKKNKKNNPEKIELAKYCSTCQKSTLHKEKK; from the coding sequence ATGCCAAGAGAAGGCTTTACACTTGGATGTACAGTTTGCAAAAATGAAAACTACATTAGCAAAAAGAACAAGAAAAACAATCCAGAAAAAATTGAATTAGCTAAATACTGCTCTACTTGTCAAAAATCAACATTGCATAAAGAAAAGAAATAA
- a CDS encoding sigma factor-like helix-turn-helix DNA-binding protein encodes MNNKNIQDVEVIEELIALYEKYGSLLTQTQKQAFHLRFFEDLSYQEIANVLVTTRSAAYDSVKKAIDKLEKINNKLKNNTL; translated from the coding sequence ATGAACAATAAAAATATTCAAGATGTTGAAGTAATTGAAGAATTAATTGCACTGTATGAAAAATACGGTTCACTACTAACACAAACACAAAAACAAGCTTTTCACTTAAGGTTTTTCGAAGATTTGTCTTATCAAGAAATTGCTAATGTGTTAGTTACGACAAGGTCGGCTGCTTATGATAGTGTCAAAAAGGCAATTGACAAGTTAGAAAAAATAAACAATAAGTTAAAAAATAACACTCTTTAA
- the ftsY gene encoding signal recognition particle-docking protein FtsY, with protein MGIFKYLKNKFFKKEGKEALAAKEKELKEKELQELLDSKQLEKYNAGLAKTSSLGQKIFNLQQVHKEINKDFFDELEEILIMSDISAKLVYAIVTHIRSEVVKRNITDVKEIGELVTDQLFVVYANKSVVDTTLNYQDGRLNIFIFIGVNGSGKTTSIAKIAHRYIKMGKKVLIAAADTFRAGAVDQLEIWANRANADIIKPIKDGADPSSVVYSGLEKAKNEGYDLLLIDTAGRLQNKINLMKELEKMYQVIKKFEETAPHECLLVLDATTGQNGVSQAKAFNEVTHPTGIILTKMDGTSKGGIVLSIKDELDLNVKYIGLGETMEDLQEFDLDTFIYALTKDLVADYEQ; from the coding sequence ATGGGAATTTTTAAATACTTAAAAAATAAATTCTTTAAAAAAGAAGGCAAGGAAGCTCTTGCAGCCAAAGAAAAAGAATTAAAAGAAAAAGAGTTACAAGAATTACTAGATTCTAAACAACTGGAAAAATATAATGCTGGACTTGCAAAAACATCTTCGCTTGGTCAAAAAATCTTTAATTTGCAACAAGTTCATAAGGAAATCAACAAAGATTTTTTTGACGAACTTGAAGAAATTTTGATTATGAGCGATATTAGCGCTAAATTAGTTTATGCTATTGTCACACACATACGCTCAGAAGTAGTAAAACGTAACATCACGGATGTTAAAGAAATTGGCGAACTTGTTACTGACCAACTTTTTGTTGTGTATGCAAACAAGAGTGTTGTTGATACAACGCTTAATTATCAAGATGGCAGACTCAATATCTTTATTTTCATTGGTGTAAATGGATCGGGCAAAACCACATCAATTGCAAAAATCGCGCACAGATACATAAAAATGGGAAAGAAAGTTTTAATTGCTGCCGCCGATACTTTCCGTGCAGGTGCAGTTGACCAGTTGGAAATTTGAGCCAACCGAGCTAACGCAGACATTATCAAACCAATTAAAGACGGCGCTGACCCTTCTAGCGTTGTTTATAGCGGACTTGAAAAAGCAAAAAACGAAGGGTACGATTTATTACTTATTGATACAGCTGGTCGTTTGCAAAACAAAATTAATTTGATGAAAGAACTTGAAAAAATGTATCAAGTAATCAAAAAATTCGAGGAAACCGCACCCCACGAATGTTTACTAGTTTTAGATGCTACTACAGGCCAAAATGGAGTTTCACAAGCTAAAGCATTCAATGAAGTTACTCACCCAACAGGTATCATTTTAACCAAAATGGATGGTACAAGCAAGGGCGGAATTGTGTTATCAATAAAAGACGAACTTGATTTGAATGTGAAATACATTGGTTTAGGTGAAACCATGGAAGATTTACAAGAGTTTGATTTAGATACATTTATTTATGCGTTAACTAAAGATTTGGTTGCTGACTATGAACAATAA
- a CDS encoding phospholipase D-like domain-containing protein translates to MFKKTLGFLVYSLEALLFLFALIVVLYFTYIYDQNLFVAFTFFSYFVNSLVAIWIFLQTRTEATKLSWILILMLFPIIGNIFFLTFGAKYRNKKEKTLNANPTFQLKSYSSLFTKQHVFDAHIQTLESLNKTISLDGKYKIFQRTGDFFNDLFRALKNAKSHIFIISYIIKHGEILRTFIDILKEKAKEGVKIYWLIDDFGRTTVSKRFFLNNLKKHINFEIVYISKVLYPFVYSQNFYRNHQKFYVIDSKIVYAGGCNLSDEYVGLSRKYGDWIDLNFKIEGPQINAYILQFLKMWNIFDRKNIIKSVPKVFFNTEFTDFEPNANSLLVADSPIYEASSIEYNLLSLLTSAKKSVKIVTPYFSPPSSLFNILKLLLEGGVSVEVYFPGLPDKKLVWKTSLNLLSKLEAVGLKLYLTKDVFIHTKCGVIDDKIGWMGSANIDMRSMYSQYEIMDIITGEAVSQIIEQIEVYKSKSQLNSLDPISIKANLLTDFFFEALRPLI, encoded by the coding sequence ATGTTTAAAAAAACGCTCGGTTTTCTTGTTTATTCTTTAGAAGCTTTGCTCTTTTTGTTTGCTCTTATTGTTGTTTTGTATTTTACTTACATTTATGACCAAAACTTATTTGTTGCTTTTACATTTTTTTCTTATTTTGTCAACAGTTTGGTTGCGATTTGAATTTTTTTGCAAACACGAACTGAGGCAACAAAGTTATCATGAATTTTAATTTTGATGCTTTTCCCAATTATTGGTAACATTTTCTTCTTAACTTTCGGAGCCAAATATAGAAACAAAAAAGAAAAAACCTTAAACGCCAACCCAACTTTTCAATTGAAAAGTTATTCAAGTTTGTTTACAAAACAACACGTGTTTGATGCTCACATTCAAACTTTAGAAAGTCTAAATAAAACCATATCCTTAGACGGCAAATACAAAATTTTTCAACGCACAGGCGATTTCTTTAACGATTTGTTTCGTGCGCTAAAAAACGCAAAGTCTCATATTTTTATTATTTCTTACATTATTAAACACGGCGAAATTTTAAGAACGTTTATTGATATTCTGAAAGAAAAAGCTAAAGAAGGCGTAAAAATCTATTGATTAATTGATGATTTCGGGCGAACAACAGTTAGCAAAAGATTTTTTTTAAATAATTTAAAGAAACACATTAATTTTGAAATTGTATACATTTCAAAGGTTTTATATCCTTTTGTATACTCACAGAATTTTTATCGAAATCACCAAAAGTTCTATGTTATAGACTCAAAAATAGTTTATGCCGGTGGTTGTAATCTTAGCGATGAATATGTTGGTCTATCAAGAAAATATGGTGACTGAATTGATTTAAATTTCAAAATTGAAGGTCCACAAATTAATGCATACATTTTGCAGTTTCTTAAAATGTGAAATATTTTTGATAGAAAAAACATTATCAAAAGTGTTCCCAAAGTTTTTTTCAACACAGAATTCACTGACTTTGAACCAAACGCTAATTCGCTTTTGGTGGCGGACAGCCCCATTTACGAGGCAAGTTCAATTGAATACAATTTACTTTCGCTTTTAACTAGTGCCAAAAAGTCTGTCAAAATTGTCACACCTTACTTTTCTCCACCTTCATCATTATTTAATATTTTAAAGTTATTGCTTGAAGGCGGAGTATCTGTCGAGGTATATTTCCCGGGTCTTCCTGACAAAAAACTGGTTTGAAAAACAAGTCTGAATCTTTTATCAAAATTAGAGGCAGTTGGCCTCAAGCTATACTTAACAAAAGATGTGTTTATTCACACAAAATGTGGTGTAATCGACGATAAGATTGGGTGAATGGGATCTGCTAACATAGATATGCGGTCAATGTATTCACAATATGAAATTATGGACATAATTACTGGCGAAGCAGTTTCGCAAATTATTGAACAAATTGAAGTGTACAAAAGTAAATCGCAATTAAATAGTCTCGACCCAATTAGTATTAAAGCTAATCTGTTAACAGATTTCTTCTTCGAAGCGCTTCGACCATTGATTTAA
- a CDS encoding MnuA family membrane nuclease, whose amino-acid sequence MKFKSKKFILSSTLIGGSLLPLLAVSCQTVTEKSETKEKNEETLSENVVESTPNNENDNKVEENVAESGESDESHEKTAEKAAEAGKSDESREKSQQDADKSEQKLKIATWNIQTFGGERTVRQSPRYYAVLETLKHIDADIYALQEIVKNGGDKKATNLAEDLNKFEETKTDNRNTWEIQTLLSENPNKKGQAEYFAFLYKSNKVSATNLRLFLDTENSIDFSRPPLLADFQLLNSKDKFTLGTFHLDAPGAKKGKEEASAEFSGQGEQEVKEAIGLTKIFETFKAENATGDLIIMGDSNIKDDHSEKIFQSDAYVNLNVKTGYRDFANNLKNYRTTFSGQGWKENQGNNNYKNSYDKFLILDQGPTNVELAQPEEYRVNIADAFLPSDKGGYLDKTLASEYYIQVRGTEKYKDANSVPISTLLSNFTDHAPAVIFYTYTISDNK is encoded by the coding sequence ATGAAATTTAAATCTAAAAAATTTATTTTAAGCAGTACATTAATAGGGGGGAGCCTTTTGCCGTTGCTGGCTGTTAGTTGCCAAACCGTAACCGAAAAATCCGAAACAAAAGAAAAAAATGAAGAAACATTAAGTGAAAATGTTGTTGAATCTACCCCAAACAACGAAAATGACAATAAAGTTGAAGAAAATGTCGCTGAATCTGGAGAAAGTGATGAAAGTCACGAAAAAACAGCAGAAAAAGCCGCTGAAGCTGGAAAAAGTGATGAAAGTCGCGAAAAATCACAACAAGACGCTGACAAATCTGAGCAAAAATTAAAAATTGCAACATGAAATATACAAACTTTTGGCGGTGAAAGAACAGTTAGACAAAGTCCTCGTTATTACGCTGTTTTAGAAACTTTAAAGCACATTGATGCGGATATCTATGCTCTGCAAGAAATTGTTAAAAATGGTGGTGACAAAAAAGCCACAAATTTAGCTGAGGATTTAAACAAATTTGAGGAAACCAAAACTGACAATAGAAATACTTGAGAAATACAAACATTATTATCTGAAAATCCAAATAAAAAAGGTCAAGCTGAATACTTTGCTTTTCTTTATAAAAGTAATAAGGTAAGCGCAACTAATTTAAGACTATTCCTTGACACAGAGAACAGCATCGATTTTTCTCGTCCGCCGCTTTTAGCAGATTTTCAGTTACTTAATTCAAAAGATAAATTCACCTTGGGAACTTTTCACCTTGATGCTCCTGGAGCGAAAAAAGGTAAAGAAGAAGCTAGTGCGGAATTTAGCGGACAAGGCGAACAAGAAGTTAAAGAAGCTATTGGTTTGACAAAAATTTTTGAAACCTTTAAAGCAGAAAATGCAACTGGCGATTTAATTATTATGGGTGATTCAAACATCAAAGATGACCACTCTGAAAAAATTTTTCAAAGTGACGCTTACGTCAACTTAAATGTAAAAACAGGTTATCGTGATTTTGCTAATAATCTCAAAAACTACCGCACAACTTTTAGCGGGCAAGGATGAAAAGAAAACCAAGGTAACAATAATTACAAAAACAGTTATGACAAATTTTTAATTTTAGATCAAGGGCCAACAAATGTTGAATTGGCTCAACCAGAAGAATATAGAGTTAATATTGCTGATGCTTTCTTGCCATCTGACAAAGGTGGTTATCTAGATAAAACGCTCGCAAGCGAATACTATATACAAGTTAGAGGTACTGAAAAATATAAAGATGCTAACTCTGTTCCAATTTCAACTTTATTAAGTAATTTCACAGACCACGCTCCTGCCGTAATTTTTTACACCTATACTATTTCTGATAATAAATAA
- a CDS encoding endonuclease/exonuclease/phosphatase family protein, whose translation MTWNIQTFGGATTDRQSPRYYAVLETLKRIDADIYALQEIVKNGGDKKAKNLAEDLNKFEETKTDNRNTWEIQTLLSENPNKKGQAEYFAFLYKSNKVSASNLRLFLDAENSIDFASPPLLADFQLLNSKDKFTLGTFHLDAPGAKKGKEEASVEFSGQGAQEVKEAIGLAKIFETFKAENTTGDLIIMGDSNIKDNHSEKIFQSDTYVNLNVKTGYRDFANNLKNYRTTFNGEGWKESKGNDNYKNSYDKFLILDQGPTNVELAQPEEYRVNVADAFLPPDKGGYLDKMLASEYYIKVKKDESKYKDANSVPISALLSNFTDHAPAVIFYTYTVSDNK comes from the coding sequence GTGACTTGAAATATACAAACTTTTGGTGGTGCAACAACAGATAGACAAAGTCCTCGTTATTACGCTGTTTTAGAAACTTTAAAGCGCATTGATGCGGATATCTATGCTTTGCAAGAAATTGTTAAAAATGGTGGTGACAAAAAAGCTAAAAATTTAGCTGAGGATTTAAACAAATTTGAAGAAACCAAAACTGACAATAGAAATACTTGAGAAATACAAACATTATTGTCTGAAAACCCAAACAAAAAAGGTCAAGCTGAATACTTTGCTTTCCTTTATAAAAGTAATAAGGTAAGCGCATCTAATTTAAGACTATTCCTCGACGCAGAGAACAGCATCGATTTTGCTAGTCCACCGCTTTTAGCAGATTTTCAATTACTTAACTCAAAAGATAAATTCACCTTAGGAACTTTTCACCTTGATGCTCCAGGAGCAAAAAAAGGTAAAGAAGAAGCTAGTGTGGAATTTAGCGGACAAGGCGCACAAGAAGTTAAAGAAGCTATTGGCTTGGCAAAAATTTTTGAAACCTTTAAAGCAGAAAATACAACAGGCGATTTAATTATTATGGGTGATTCAAACATCAAAGATAACCACTCTGAAAAAATTTTTCAAAGTGATACTTACGTCAACTTAAATGTAAAAACGGGTTACCGTGATTTTGCTAATAATCTCAAAAACTACCGCACAACTTTTAATGGGGAAGGATGAAAAGAAAGCAAAGGTAACGATAATTACAAAAACAGTTATGACAAATTTTTAATTTTAGATCAAGGACCAACAAATGTTGAATTGGCTCAGCCGGAAGAATATAGAGTTAATGTTGCTGATGCTTTCTTGCCGCCTGACAAAGGTGGCTATCTAGACAAAATGCTTGCAAGCGAATACTATATAAAAGTTAAGAAAGATGAATCAAAATATAAAGATGCTAATTCTGTTCCGATTTCAGCTTTATTAAGTAATTTCACAGACCACGCTCCTGCCGTAATTTTTTACACCTATACTGTTTCTGATAATAAATAA
- a CDS encoding MnuA family membrane nuclease, with the protein MKLKTKLVLSCAGIASFLPLLSATSCTEKISDAAQDILKKITNIPDNTANNTQKQNEQKSIFSGDKIQIMSWNIENFGGTNDNALSNKVYGLAGTIFHVSPDIVAIQEINSNSGDKLQRITDLLNNFEKERSDNKTKNSWTFVTSETIKNPNFPNSIEDFGFIYKENVVSVVQKDGQEVKKLLTNYDFTRYPFLVDFQVNGKDDVLSLVTFHLDSPGNSASKNEQASKQYNGQGEQEVKEALMFPKIILDLKNAGVTNDIILLGDTNIMAENQALFETQEFIQNNIKTAYREFAQNVNEHYKSSLRQTATYKKSGKSAGYSQPYDKFVYLDQGAENIAPVAPEQYRVDLLKAYDTQGGWLDLKTGQQKWWNIYSKNTSYVNKNSVPWYELVTNISDHAPVLLDYYLTKTTS; encoded by the coding sequence ATGAAATTAAAAACTAAATTAGTGTTAAGTTGTGCGGGAATAGCTTCTTTTCTGCCTCTGCTTTCAGCAACAAGCTGCACAGAAAAAATTAGTGATGCTGCACAAGATATTTTGAAGAAAATCACTAACATACCTGACAACACAGCAAATAACACACAAAAGCAAAACGAACAAAAATCAATTTTTTCTGGTGACAAAATTCAAATTATGTCTTGAAATATTGAAAATTTTGGTGGCACCAATGATAATGCTTTGTCTAACAAAGTTTATGGTTTAGCTGGCACGATTTTTCATGTTAGCCCTGATATTGTTGCGATTCAGGAAATAAATAGTAATTCAGGAGATAAATTACAACGTATAACTGATTTATTAAACAATTTTGAAAAAGAACGAAGTGATAATAAAACTAAAAACAGTTGAACCTTCGTAACAAGTGAAACTATCAAGAATCCAAATTTCCCTAATTCAATAGAAGATTTTGGTTTTATTTATAAAGAAAATGTTGTTAGTGTAGTTCAAAAAGACGGTCAAGAAGTTAAAAAACTTTTAACTAACTATGATTTTACACGTTATCCATTTTTAGTAGATTTTCAAGTTAATGGCAAAGATGATGTCCTTAGCTTAGTCACTTTTCACTTAGATTCACCCGGTAATTCAGCAAGTAAAAACGAACAAGCTTCAAAGCAGTACAACGGACAAGGGGAACAGGAAGTCAAAGAAGCTTTAATGTTTCCCAAAATTATTTTGGACTTAAAAAACGCTGGTGTGACAAACGATATTATTTTATTGGGTGATACAAACATCATGGCTGAGAATCAAGCTTTATTTGAAACTCAAGAATTCATTCAAAATAATATTAAAACTGCATATCGAGAATTTGCACAAAACGTTAATGAACATTATAAAAGCTCTTTAAGACAAACTGCAACTTACAAAAAGAGCGGTAAAAGCGCTGGTTATAGTCAACCTTACGATAAATTCGTGTATTTAGACCAAGGCGCAGAAAATATTGCGCCAGTCGCTCCTGAACAATATCGTGTCGACTTGCTCAAAGCTTATGATACACAAGGTGGTTGATTAGACCTTAAAACCGGACAACAAAAATGATGAAACATTTATAGCAAAAACACAAGTTATGTTAACAAAAACAGTGTTCCTTGATATGAATTAGTAACTAATATTTCTGACCACGCACCTGTGTTGTTGGATTATTATTTAACCAAGACTACAAGCTAA
- the rpmB gene encoding 50S ribosomal protein L28 produces MSRVDQLTLRGPMVGNKRSHAMNATKRKFNLNLQKVTVNVNGKKVSLRVSAKTAKTIKSKGVLSSF; encoded by the coding sequence ATGTCAAGAGTAGACCAGTTAACTTTAAGAGGGCCAATGGTTGGCAACAAACGCTCACACGCAATGAACGCAACCAAGCGTAAATTCAACTTAAACTTACAAAAAGTTACAGTGAATGTTAATGGCAAAAAAGTATCTCTTAGAGTTAGTGCAAAAACCGCAAAAACTATTAAAAGTAAAGGCGTTCTTTCTTCTTTCTAA
- a CDS encoding FAD-dependent oxidoreductase: protein MKIVVVGANHAGTSFLRTLKTVNPDAQVVAYDRNTNTSFLGCGIAIWVAGVFSEPGGLFYSSPEILRNDYGVDLKIEHDVVKIDRKKKELTVKDLRTGREFKDNYDKLVFAGGTWPIVPPIKGVEYKNIVLSKLYQHAQYLVEKANDPKIKNVVVVGAGYIGIELVEAFHVKGKKVTLVDLSDRVVANYLDKEFTEKMEHNMKADGVKLALGEKCVEFKSNDGVHVSEVVTDKGSYPADLVVLSVGFKPNTAVLSDVEKLPNGAIKVNEFQQSVSDENIYALGDSAALKHCVTNDFAHVALATNAVKTGIVAALNLAGLKVAFPGVAGTNSINVFGCRYASTGFTEGVAKKHGFNVGVQYFEDNDKCEFVSPHEKVGFKLVYDKDTLKVLGAQVGSWGKTGHTEVMYMFGLAIQRGLTLPEVALTDVFFLPHFNKPFNFFLVPILKALGLDYKK from the coding sequence ATGAAAATAGTAGTTGTTGGGGCAAATCACGCTGGAACTTCGTTCTTAAGAACACTTAAAACCGTGAACCCAGATGCTCAAGTTGTAGCATATGACAGAAACACAAACACATCATTTTTAGGTTGCGGTATTGCAATCTGAGTAGCTGGTGTATTTAGCGAACCAGGTGGTTTATTCTACTCATCTCCAGAAATTTTAAGAAATGACTATGGCGTAGACTTAAAAATCGAACACGACGTTGTTAAAATTGATCGGAAGAAAAAAGAATTAACTGTGAAAGACCTTAGAACAGGTCGTGAATTCAAAGACAACTATGACAAACTTGTTTTTGCTGGTGGTACTTGACCAATCGTTCCTCCAATCAAGGGTGTTGAATACAAAAATATTGTTCTTTCAAAACTTTACCAACATGCACAATACTTAGTTGAAAAAGCAAACGATCCTAAAATTAAAAATGTTGTTGTTGTAGGTGCTGGCTACATCGGTATTGAATTAGTAGAAGCATTCCACGTAAAAGGTAAAAAAGTTACTTTAGTTGACTTAAGTGACAGAGTTGTTGCTAACTACCTTGACAAAGAATTCACAGAAAAAATGGAACACAACATGAAAGCTGATGGCGTTAAACTTGCTCTTGGCGAAAAATGTGTTGAATTCAAATCAAACGATGGCGTACACGTTTCAGAAGTGGTTACAGATAAAGGTTCATACCCAGCTGATTTAGTTGTGCTTTCAGTTGGTTTCAAACCAAATACAGCTGTACTTAGTGACGTTGAAAAATTACCAAATGGTGCAATCAAAGTTAATGAATTCCAACAATCAGTTAGTGACGAAAACATTTACGCACTTGGTGACTCAGCTGCTCTTAAACACTGTGTAACTAATGACTTTGCACACGTTGCGCTTGCAACAAACGCAGTTAAAACTGGTATTGTGGCAGCTCTTAACCTTGCAGGCCTTAAAGTTGCTTTCCCAGGTGTAGCAGGTACCAACTCAATCAATGTATTTGGTTGCAGATACGCATCAACTGGTTTCACAGAAGGTGTTGCTAAGAAACATGGTTTCAATGTTGGTGTACAATACTTCGAAGACAATGACAAGTGTGAATTTGTAAGCCCACATGAAAAAGTTGGTTTCAAACTTGTTTACGACAAAGACACATTAAAAGTGTTAGGTGCACAAGTTGGTTCATGAGGTAAAACAGGCCACACAGAAGTTATGTATATGTTTGGTTTAGCAATTCAAAGAGGTTTAACCTTACCTGAAGTTGCTCTTACAGACGTATTCTTCTTACCACACTTTAACAAACCATTCAACTTCTTCTTGGTGCCAATTCTTAAGGCATTAGGCTTGGACTACAAGAAATAA
- a CDS encoding class I tRNA ligase family protein codes for MNKNFTKIYVCGPTVYNYVHIGNLRPILTYDLVLKAYRALEMPFVFVHNLTDIDDKIIKKAIVENKSELEVSEFFGNNYLDLLKKLNVDTVTHVEKVTDNFDVITDYIQKILAKKRAYADAEQNIWFDIKSCQEHYGIVSNQNLDKMHFEEFSSQKKFDADFALWKNTTEGIKYESPFGKGRPGWHTECCALIAKHFGEAGVDFHGGGMDLTFPHHENENIQHFAIYGRPLAKEWLRTGQINLDGIKMSKSLGNIVLANDFLAKHDAEILKLIFLSSKLTAQINVTDELIDNMYKIKEKYVRVIFKAYINFEQNFTSQSLTKQAKVIFEALKDFDFAKYNLLLNEALKDFNKNDSDFEKALTVTQVLGNIHKNLVDKNNYNEDINIYKNWQELLQKKQFAQADELRAKLLAKNLI; via the coding sequence ATGAACAAAAATTTCACAAAAATTTATGTTTGTGGACCAACTGTCTACAACTATGTCCACATTGGAAATTTACGCCCAATTCTAACTTATGACTTAGTTCTAAAGGCTTATCGTGCACTTGAAATGCCTTTCGTTTTTGTACACAATTTAACAGATATTGATGACAAAATTATCAAAAAGGCCATAGTCGAAAATAAAAGTGAATTAGAAGTAAGTGAATTTTTTGGAAATAACTATTTAGACTTACTTAAAAAATTAAATGTTGACACCGTCACTCACGTTGAAAAAGTAACTGATAATTTTGATGTTATTACCGACTATATTCAGAAAATTCTTGCTAAAAAACGCGCCTACGCTGACGCAGAACAGAACATTTGATTTGACATTAAAAGCTGCCAAGAACACTATGGCATAGTATCAAATCAAAACCTTGATAAAATGCACTTTGAAGAATTTTCTTCTCAAAAGAAATTTGATGCCGACTTTGCGCTATGAAAAAACACAACTGAAGGCATTAAATATGAAAGTCCTTTTGGTAAGGGTAGACCAGGTTGACATACCGAATGTTGTGCTTTGATTGCTAAACATTTCGGTGAAGCCGGAGTTGATTTTCATGGCGGTGGAATGGACTTAACATTTCCTCATCACGAAAACGAAAATATCCAGCATTTTGCAATTTATGGTCGACCTCTTGCTAAAGAATGACTTAGAACCGGACAAATTAATTTAGATGGTATCAAGATGTCAAAATCATTAGGAAACATCGTTTTAGCTAACGACTTTTTGGCAAAACACGACGCTGAAATTCTCAAACTTATTTTTTTAAGTAGTAAACTAACCGCGCAAATCAACGTTACTGATGAACTTATCGACAATATGTACAAAATTAAAGAAAAATATGTGCGCGTTATTTTTAAAGCTTACATTAATTTTGAACAAAACTTTACAAGCCAGTCATTAACTAAACAAGCAAAAGTTATTTTTGAAGCACTGAAAGATTTTGATTTTGCTAAATACAACTTACTTCTTAACGAAGCGTTAAAAGATTTTAATAAAAACGACAGCGACTTTGAAAAAGCATTAACAGTAACGCAAGTTCTTGGTAACATCCATAAAAATTTAGTTGACAAAAACAACTATAATGAAGATATTAACATTTACAAAAATTGACAAGAATTGTTACAAAAAAAACAATTCGCTCAAGCAGATGAGTTAAGAGCAAAATTGCTAGCAAAAAACTTAATCTAA
- the rlmB gene encoding 23S rRNA (guanosine(2251)-2'-O)-methyltransferase RlmB has translation MKKLYVCGKNSVADALANRFPLEKIVLQKGTKFSNEQIFQSAKVPIEIKEKGFFEVFNNENHQGIVAFLKDFPIYELNVIFKDKPNCVLVLDHIQDPHNFGAIIRTANAFGIKHIIFPKEKAASITPTVLKIASGGFANIKFIKVSSISATLTKLKKEHFWIYVSALEQNAASFDEIQYNYPAALVLGSEGDGVSLPTLRTADQIVYIPQKGTVQSLNVSVAAGLLIHSITKKD, from the coding sequence TTGAAAAAATTATATGTGTGTGGTAAAAATAGCGTCGCAGATGCACTTGCAAATCGCTTTCCTTTAGAAAAAATTGTTTTGCAAAAAGGTACAAAATTTAGTAACGAACAAATTTTTCAATCAGCCAAAGTTCCAATCGAAATTAAAGAAAAGGGTTTCTTCGAAGTTTTTAACAACGAAAATCACCAAGGTATTGTTGCTTTTCTTAAGGATTTCCCTATTTACGAACTTAATGTTATTTTTAAAGACAAACCAAATTGTGTTTTAGTGCTTGATCACATTCAAGACCCACATAATTTTGGTGCTATCATCCGGACAGCCAATGCTTTTGGCATTAAACACATTATTTTTCCAAAGGAAAAAGCTGCTTCAATTACTCCTACAGTATTAAAAATTGCATCAGGCGGTTTTGCGAATATCAAATTCATTAAAGTAAGTAGCATTTCAGCAACTTTAACCAAATTGAAGAAAGAACATTTTTGAATTTATGTTTCCGCTTTAGAACAAAACGCGGCAAGTTTCGACGAAATTCAATATAACTACCCAGCTGCCTTGGTGCTTGGTAGTGAAGGTGATGGTGTATCATTGCCAACGTTAAGAACTGCTGACCAAATTGTTTATATTCCACAAAAGGGAACTGTGCAATCTTTAAATGTTTCAGTTGCGGCAGGCTTACT